AGCCGTTAAAAGCTTGGTTATGTCCTTGTCCATTTTCTAATAGTAATTCGGTTTATATACATGTATCTCAAAGGTTCTTGCACTAACAGTTTCTGATTTCTCGCTACTTAACTGTCAGATTGCGCAATATTTGATCTATAGTCTTACGCTTCAAAATAGCACTGAACCCCCTATAGTTTATACACTATTTGGACTGCAGGCTTTTTTAAATTACATAGTTTCAATTTCCTTTTCTAATCTATCAAAATTTTCTTCATTTTTTGGTTCGGCGAAAGGTCGGATTTTGGAGCACCCTTCAACAGTTTCAAAAATCATTCGAAACGAAATTTGAGTTTTTGAATCCGTAATTTTTTCAAACGCTATTTCCATATCAAATAAAGGTTGTGAAATCCTTTTCCAACGAATCAGTTCGTTTGGCTTAATAGTTTCAAAAACAGAAGCATTCTCATAGTTGCCTTTTTCAGGGCCATGCATTGTTAAAAGCCATTTACCACCGGGTCTTAGGTCAAATTCGTGAATGGTATTTGTAAAACCATTTGGTCCCCACCAATTTTTTAGATGGGCAGGATCGGCAAAAGCTTTATACACTTTTTCTACGGGAAAGTTTAAGATTCGAGAGCTGAAAATTTCAAAATCAGATTGTGCATTCATATGGATAATGCCCGTTTTTTGTTTGCTAGTAACGTCTCGTATACACGGTCGTTTTAAGGCCTTTTATATATTGATGTAAACCGTTTTTATTCTTTTGATTGATAGGGAATATAATTTTCCCATTTCCAAGGAGTGTAGGTATCTCCAATGCTAATTTCCAAAATTTCCTTGAATATGCTCTCCGCATTGTCGCTATTTGATAGCATCACGATTCCAGTCCCTATTTCGGGAAAGATAATGGTAAAATGCTGGAATCCTTCACCATGTCCCTCCTTGAATGTTCCAAATCCATAGGGTGTTTGTAGCAAACCCCAGCCCAATCCATAATTAAGTTGAATATTGTCGTTTTCATTTGACTCTTGAAGGGATAAGGGACCGAATTGAGCCTTGGTTCGAATTCTGAAATTCGGTTTGAACAAGTTTTGTGCTATTCCTGAATTCGCTTTGTATAGTTTCATCACATGTTGAACAAAAAGCGAATAATCTATCAAGTTGGTTTCCATTGAACCCGCTGCTCCGGCTTCATCCCTTTTATCCTTTTTAAGGACACCTTGCTCTGCCGTATGCCCATTGCAAAACTTGTCCTCAAATCGTTCCTGCCATAAATAGCTGGTATTCTTCATTTGAAGTGGCTTAAAAACTTTTTCACTTGCCAATGCTTCTAGTTCTTTTCCAGTGATATGTTCGATAACGTATTGCAAAAGCATCATGCCTTCACCGGAATAATAGTATTGGGTTCCCGGTTCAAAGTAAATCTTAAGTATTCTGTCGTTTTCAGGATCATTGGGTCTGGGTATCCATCTCCAATTCTGAAAACCGGTGGTATGAGATAAGCACATCCGCGCTGTAATCTTCTCAAGTCTTTTGTCGTTTTTCAAATCTTGAAAACCACGCCATTTATCTCCGGATTTTAATTCGTAAAGCGGAAAATCCACGTATTCTTGAAGAGGCTTATCCAAGTCAATGACGTTCTCATTTGATAAAACCGATACCAGATATCCAAAAACGGCTTTGCTCAATGAAGCTCCATAGAACGAGTGATTGATCAGCAATGGAGTTTTTCGATCGTAGTTGGCATACCCAAAGGCATTTCTGTAAATAATCTGATTGTCATTAAGGATTGACATCGCGAGTCCTGTTACTTTGGCTTGGACCACAAGGGAATTAACCTTGGCTTCCAGCTCATTAACTGTTATTTCTGTACTATCTATTCTACTGATTATGGATCTGGTAGAATCCTTGAGAACCTCAGCATCGTGGACGAGCTGTTCTTTCATGAAGCGATCAGATTCCTCTTTGGAAGTGCATGATACAAGAATGGCTATGACACTTAAAAGAACTATGCCCAAGTGAGGTGCTTTGCTCATGATTTGAATTTTTTATAACGGTTTTGAGTATGCCTCATGGCATTTCTTAAGAACTTTCCTATCAGTAGCTCATCCGTCATAAGCCATATGCTTTGTTATGCCTTCACTTTTATATCGTACTAATTGCCTGGGCTATTCACTAACTATTCTGGATGACTGTCTTGCCGCCAACTGCCATACATTTTTATTTTTTATCCAAACATTGGTGAATCTCCTCGGTATCCATTCCTCATGGTTGGGATTCATATTAGAAGGCTGTTGTAGCTCTTTACCCATTACAATCGCAATGTCTTGATTGAATGTTATATTTTCAATGATTCGTTTGACTGCGGGAAATTTATGTCCACTTTTCATAAGCGCTACAATATCTTTGGGAGTAACGATTTTTCCATTGGGATTGTTTACAACATAGTTTTCGGACCATATTTCCAGCAATGAGGAGGTGTCTCCACTATCGAGCAATTCTGTCCAATGTTTTTCTAATCGTCTGATTTCAATTTCATCGCTAGATTGTCCAAAAGCAACTGTACTGATTAGGGTACAATTGATTAAGAAGAAATATATTGTTTTCATAATTCAAATATTAAGAGGTTAGATTTTTAGTTCTTATTGTTGCGTTTTTTCTATTCCGCAATATACATTCGGGTTATGTTTCTCCATATAAATTTCTGGCTTGGGCAGTTTGGTAAATCCATATTTTTCATAAAGCCATTCTGCGGTATCCGTTAATAAAATCCAGCGTCTTAATCCCTGAAGTTTAGGATGTTCCATTATTTCATGTATCAACCATTTACTTAAACCCTTTCCCCTATATTCCTTTAGAACATAAACATCCCCTAAATACGCAATAGTTGCATAGTCCGAAATTATTCTGGCAAAGCCAATTTGCTTGTTTTGGTAATATAGCCCAAAATATCCAACTTATCCTTGTCCGTTGAAATGGTATAGTCATTTCTATGTGCTTCCCTAATTTTCATTACAGTTGATTTTAATTTGGAATAACCACCAGTATAGAAGCAGTAGCGGATGAGTACGCTTACTTTTCGGATAGAAAGTTACGTATTAAAAGCGATAACGATTCAAGTTTACACAAGAGTCGCTATTGCTTTCATAAGAGGTTAGCGATCCGGGCTTTTATCTTTTTCTGATTGCTGACAAATAAGTCCAACCAATGAAAACAAGTTGTAGCGGGATTCTAAACCACAAATACGTTGGTCCATTTCCATCAAAAGTTTCCTTTTGGAAGTCAATGTGTTTTGCGGCTGCATAAATGTTTGCAGGAAGTAAGAGAATGAAAAATAAGATTAAAAGCCATCCTGTCAATACTCTAAAATTCGGAATACATAATCCAATAGCCGCGACAATTTCAAGAATGCCCGTCAAGTAAATGGTTTCTGTTTTGAATGGAATAAATTCGGGCAACATCATTGACATTCCTTTTGTAAAAGCAAAGTGTGCGGTTGCCGTAAACACGAGCATTACTGACATAGCAATGCGCCCTGATAGCGCAAATTGAAAGTTGCCGCGAACAATCTTTGTTGTCAAGAGGGAAACGGCAAATACGGAAAGTAAAACGATTAGAGGCTTCATAGTGAGCTGGTTTTCAATTTATTATTTATTCTTCATAAGGCTGTCGGCAAGTTTGGGTGAAAGTCTACTGATATATTTCAACAACTTCGTTTTGCCGATATAACTTTCGAATCGGTCCTTTTTAAAATTGCGGAAAAATTCATCGGTTAGTTGTTCAGGTGAAATTTTTGATGTATTCCTTCCTGCTGTCATGGGGGTATCTACCAGAGCTGGGATGATTTCAAAAACCTTTGTATCCGTGTGTTTTAACTGGTAGCGCAAAGTCTTACTGAAACTATGGATAGCGGATTTACTGGCACAATACACCGAAGCCGATTTTTTAGGGGCCATGAAAAGTCCGCTACTGACATTGACTATGGCACTGTTTTTATTTTTCAGCAACAAGGGGAGAAGCAAACCTGTCAGTTGTATGGGAGCAGTGATGTTTGTGGCAACTTCGTAGTTTATTTTGTAAGTCAGTTCTGGTTCTTCCACAAAATTGTAATTGTACTGAACGGCGGCATTGTTTATCAGAATGTTCAGGTCCACATGTTTTTGTTTCATAAACAAAACAAGCTCGTCTAATGAATTTTGGTCCGTTAAATCGCCGGAAAAAGTTATGATTTCAGGGAATGTTGCCTTCACACGTTGCAACTTTTCTTTGTTACGCCCTGTAATAATGACTTTGTTATGGAGCTCCAAAAAACGTTTTGCCAAGGCCAACCCAATGCCGGATGAACCGCCGGTAATTAAAACGGTGTTTCCTGTCGTTATCATTGTTTTTCCTTTTTAAACTGGTCGTTAAAATCCTCAAACAGGTTCTCTTGTCCCACAATGATATCCTTAATTTCAAAATAGGGTGTACCATACACCTTCGTGTCTCGAAGCAATTCGATAAACAATTTGTAATCGTCCAAATCTGAAGTGCTTACTATCATGAAATCCGACACAGAAGCATGAAAATACTCACTGTCAAACAATTGAACGTTTACGGTTTTGCTTACCCTGACGAAGATTGGCGTTAGTTCTTTTTCTACAAATTCGCTTCGCTTCTCTCTGTTTAAAGTAAGCCATTGGGGCGTTGCGTTCATCAATACCAAAATGGTGTAGGGTTTCTGATGTTTCATATCACGTTGTTTTGTTTGGGAATTGGCATTTAGGGAAAATGCCATGATTAACATTAAGATTAGTTGCTTCATTTTGCCTTGTATCTAATGGATACTGCAAAACTGGAGAAACCAAAATCCAATTGCATTTACATAGGTTGATAAATGCTACTTTCCGGATAATTTCCTTCTGACACGGCTAAGTTGTGTTGGCGTAATTCCAAGGTAGGAAGCTATATGGTATTGCGGAACGAGTTGTTCCAACTGAGGAAAGTCCCTTTGGAAAATTTGATAGCGTTTTTCGGCGTCCAGTAACACGATTTCAATTTCCCGCTGTTCTTTCTGCACAAAAAATTGTTCGGCTAAAATCCTGGCACCACGTTCAATATCAGGGCAGGTTTCGTACAAGTTTTGAATGTCTATAAACTTTGCAACCTGTATGTTACAGTCGGTTAACGCCTGTTGAATAATTTGATTGGGCGCACCTGTTATGAGTGAAGCATAACCGCCAATAAAGCATGGGTTTACAAAAAAATGTTTATTGTATTCAATGCCCTCATTATTTCTGTAAAAAGCTCGAATAACGCCACGTTCTAAAAAACCGATTTCTTTAGCTGTTATTCCCTGTGTAATGAAGTAGTCGCCTTTTTTCAAAACTTTGGGATGGAACAATGCCGAAAACTGACTCATACTTTCGGGCGAAATAGAAGTCAAACTATTGAAGAATGTTTTTAAATCGGTCATTGTTTATTTTGGACACGCTGTCTTTTTAGCGAAAACGCTAACGTCTCCGGCTATGGCCCGACTCCTCGATGCCCCGAACCTCCCCAGGAATGATTTATAATCTCTAAAGTAGGAAAAATTACCCAAGCCTTGGCTGGCGTTGGGCTATAGTCGATGTTGTACTTTCGTTATTTGTTCTTTAAGAATTGTTCTATTCTATTGTTAAGTGTATATGCTCCTTTCTTACTTAGTTGTAATGGCCTTTCTATGGAATAAGTATAAGTTAATTCTTGGTTAATTAAACTATGAAATTCATCGGTTTTTAATTTTTTTAAAATTCTTGGAATTTCAATAGCATTAATACTATCTGGATATTTTGAATTATATACTTTAATTCCATTTACATAAGTGGCATAGTCACTTCTTATATTTCTCAAATATTCCTCTAAAAAATCCTTAGTGGCGTAATATTGTACTATTAGTTCTCGTATACTGTCATTGGATATTAAACTTAAATTTCCTGTACTAACCAATTCACTGTAAGTTCTAGTGGAACCTGTAAAAGATGCCCTACTATTTATTCCGCCAAAACCAACATTATTTATAAAGATAAGTGTATCCGTTGGACTATAATTTCCCATCACATAGTTTCTTGCCAGTTCTAAACATTTAATTTTTTTTTGCCTGTTATTAAACCAGCCTCTTTCAAGCGACAGAGAATCATTGATAATTTCCTTATTTAGATTTGACAAGTATTTATTTTCC
This window of the Maribacter cobaltidurans genome carries:
- a CDS encoding SRPBCC family protein — protein: MNAQSDFEIFSSRILNFPVEKVYKAFADPAHLKNWWGPNGFTNTIHEFDLRPGGKWLLTMHGPEKGNYENASVFETIKPNELIRWKRISQPLFDMEIAFEKITDSKTQISFRMIFETVEGCSKIRPFAEPKNEENFDRLEKEIETM
- a CDS encoding serine hydrolase domain-containing protein; translated protein: MSKAPHLGIVLLSVIAILVSCTSKEESDRFMKEQLVHDAEVLKDSTRSIISRIDSTEITVNELEAKVNSLVVQAKVTGLAMSILNDNQIIYRNAFGYANYDRKTPLLINHSFYGASLSKAVFGYLVSVLSNENVIDLDKPLQEYVDFPLYELKSGDKWRGFQDLKNDKRLEKITARMCLSHTTGFQNWRWIPRPNDPENDRILKIYFEPGTQYYYSGEGMMLLQYVIEHITGKELEALASEKVFKPLQMKNTSYLWQERFEDKFCNGHTAEQGVLKKDKRDEAGAAGSMETNLIDYSLFVQHVMKLYKANSGIAQNLFKPNFRIRTKAQFGPLSLQESNENDNIQLNYGLGWGLLQTPYGFGTFKEGHGEGFQHFTIIFPEIGTGIVMLSNSDNAESIFKEILEISIGDTYTPWKWENYIPYQSKE
- a CDS encoding nuclear transport factor 2 family protein, giving the protein MKTIYFFLINCTLISTVAFGQSSDEIEIRRLEKHWTELLDSGDTSSLLEIWSENYVVNNPNGKIVTPKDIVALMKSGHKFPAVKRIIENITFNQDIAIVMGKELQQPSNMNPNHEEWIPRRFTNVWIKNKNVWQLAARQSSRIVSE
- a CDS encoding GNAT family N-acetyltransferase; amino-acid sequence: MGFARIISDYATIAYLGDVYVLKEYRGKGLSKWLIHEIMEHPKLQGLRRWILLTDTAEWLYEKYGFTKLPKPEIYMEKHNPNVYCGIEKTQQ
- a CDS encoding DoxX family protein, coding for MKPLIVLLSVFAVSLLTTKIVRGNFQFALSGRIAMSVMLVFTATAHFAFTKGMSMMLPEFIPFKTETIYLTGILEIVAAIGLCIPNFRVLTGWLLILFFILLLPANIYAAAKHIDFQKETFDGNGPTYLWFRIPLQLVFIGWTYLSAIRKR
- a CDS encoding SDR family oxidoreductase, producing the protein MITTGNTVLITGGSSGIGLALAKRFLELHNKVIITGRNKEKLQRVKATFPEIITFSGDLTDQNSLDELVLFMKQKHVDLNILINNAAVQYNYNFVEEPELTYKINYEVATNITAPIQLTGLLLPLLLKNKNSAIVNVSSGLFMAPKKSASVYCASKSAIHSFSKTLRYQLKHTDTKVFEIIPALVDTPMTAGRNTSKISPEQLTDEFFRNFKKDRFESYIGKTKLLKYISRLSPKLADSLMKNK
- a CDS encoding darcynin family protein; amino-acid sequence: MKHQKPYTILVLMNATPQWLTLNREKRSEFVEKELTPIFVRVSKTVNVQLFDSEYFHASVSDFMIVSTSDLDDYKLFIELLRDTKVYGTPYFEIKDIIVGQENLFEDFNDQFKKEKQ
- a CDS encoding Crp/Fnr family transcriptional regulator — its product is MTDLKTFFNSLTSISPESMSQFSALFHPKVLKKGDYFITQGITAKEIGFLERGVIRAFYRNNEGIEYNKHFFVNPCFIGGYASLITGAPNQIIQQALTDCNIQVAKFIDIQNLYETCPDIERGARILAEQFFVQKEQREIEIVLLDAEKRYQIFQRDFPQLEQLVPQYHIASYLGITPTQLSRVRRKLSGK
- a CDS encoding DUF6090 family protein; this encodes MIKFFRKIRQNLLSEGKTGKYVKYAIGEIVLVVIGILIALQINNWNENRKNTEKENKYLSNLNKEIINDSLSLERGWFNNRQKKIKCLELARNYVMGNYSPTDTLIFINNVGFGGINSRASFTGSTRTYSELVSTGNLSLISNDSIRELIVQYYATKDFLEEYLRNIRSDYATYVNGIKVYNSKYPDSINAIEIPRILKKLKTDEFHSLINQELTYTYSIERPLQLSKKGAYTLNNRIEQFLKNK